Proteins found in one Rhodovulum sp. MB263 genomic segment:
- a CDS encoding DUF4153 domain-containing protein, with product MAEAADGQPGRWSFGILGGVAGLAAWLMFGLLPGPMAGLARLHLFLSVFGTAFFVAALAMAGALRLGRALAAAALMALPMAGLVTWASLRFDTVSGALDDIVAPAAFAALLVLAPPFLISGFSPGGRWLDYRALFTRSWEIMVRLAAAWLFVGLVWGILFLSNALFGLVGLQAIDWLLDLRPVPYLLSGVTLGLALAVVGERSEYLSPELVLGLFRLLLPVVLAVVAVFLLALPLRGIGHLFGGLSAASILLATAFGSVTLISSVADAGEECRPRGGLAEGSARLLALLLPVLAALAGTAVAMRLGQYGATPERVLAAILALLALGYGLGYAASALRPRHWAVGVRRVNVAMALTAMVLAAGLLTPLLDPQRISASDQVARYAAGRVPAEQLDLWTLGHDWGRAGQAALARLAAMPDGSGDEGMDRQLATLKLAASRSDFEMARRGRTLVEDRNRLVGTLPVRPEGAVLPEGFIAGLRPWEVRQFSEACALRTAGGNPSCVAVLADLSGDRPGDEILILAQRPGEGPLLRAYFPEASGYSMRSPDYLGGANPYRDAGAAIDALIAGRYELRPMRLNAVEVEGRTLFFGR from the coding sequence ATGGCAGAGGCAGCGGACGGCCAGCCGGGGCGGTGGAGCTTCGGAATTCTGGGCGGCGTCGCCGGGCTTGCGGCCTGGCTTATGTTCGGGCTCTTGCCCGGGCCGATGGCCGGGCTGGCGCGGCTTCACCTGTTCCTCTCGGTTTTCGGAACCGCCTTCTTCGTCGCCGCGCTTGCCATGGCGGGCGCGCTCCGGCTTGGCCGGGCGCTGGCGGCGGCGGCCCTGATGGCCCTGCCGATGGCCGGGCTCGTGACCTGGGCCAGCCTGCGTTTCGACACGGTTTCGGGCGCGCTCGACGATATCGTCGCGCCTGCCGCCTTTGCCGCATTGCTGGTCCTGGCGCCGCCCTTCCTGATCTCGGGTTTCTCTCCCGGCGGGCGCTGGCTCGATTATCGCGCGCTGTTCACCCGGTCCTGGGAGATCATGGTGCGGCTTGCCGCGGCCTGGCTTTTCGTCGGGCTGGTCTGGGGGATCCTGTTTCTGTCGAACGCGCTGTTCGGTCTGGTCGGATTGCAGGCGATCGACTGGCTGCTGGATCTCAGGCCGGTGCCCTATCTGCTGAGCGGGGTCACGCTGGGGCTTGCGCTGGCGGTCGTCGGCGAGCGGTCCGAATATCTCTCGCCCGAACTGGTGCTGGGGCTGTTCCGGTTGCTGCTGCCGGTCGTGCTGGCCGTGGTCGCGGTGTTTCTGCTGGCCTTGCCGCTGCGCGGGATCGGGCATCTCTTCGGCGGTCTGTCGGCGGCCTCGATCCTGCTGGCAACGGCCTTCGGTTCGGTCACGCTGATTTCCTCGGTCGCCGATGCCGGGGAGGAGTGCCGGCCCCGGGGCGGGCTGGCCGAGGGAAGCGCGCGACTTCTGGCGCTTCTGCTGCCGGTTCTGGCGGCGCTGGCCGGAACCGCCGTGGCGATGCGGTTGGGGCAGTATGGCGCGACGCCCGAGCGGGTGCTGGCCGCGATTCTGGCCTTGCTGGCACTGGGCTACGGGCTTGGCTATGCCGCCTCGGCGCTTCGGCCGCGGCATTGGGCGGTCGGGGTGCGGCGGGTCAATGTGGCGATGGCGCTGACGGCGATGGTGCTGGCGGCGGGGCTGTTGACGCCGCTGCTCGATCCGCAGCGGATCTCGGCCTCCGATCAGGTGGCGCGCTACGCCGCCGGGCGCGTTCCGGCCGAGCAGCTCGATCTCTGGACCCTCGGCCATGACTGGGGCCGGGCGGGGCAGGCCGCGCTCGCGCGGCTGGCCGCGATGCCGGACGGATCCGGCGACGAGGGCATGGACAGGCAGCTTGCCACGCTGAAGCTTGCAGCGAGCCGCTCCGATTTCGAGATGGCGCGGCGTGGCCGCACGCTTGTCGAGGATCGAAACCGGCTGGTCGGGACGCTTCCGGTCCGGCCCGAGGGCGCGGTGCTGCCCGAGGGGTTCATCGCCGGTCTGCGGCCCTGGGAAGTCCGGCAGTTCTCCGAAGCCTGCGCCCTGCGCACGGCCGGGGGCAACCCCTCCTGCGTTGCGGTCCTGGCCGATCTCTCCGGCGACCGGCCCGGCGACGAGATCCTGATTCTGGCCCAGCGCCCGGGGGAGGGCCCGCTGCTGCGCGCCTATTTCCCCGAAGCGAGCGGCTATTCGATGCGCAGTCCCGACTATCTCGGTGGGGCCAATCCCTATCGAGACGCGGGCGCCGCCATCGATGCCCTGATCGCGGGCCGTTACGAGCTGCGGCCGATGCGGCTCAATGCGGTCGAGGTCGAGGGCCGGACGCTGTTCTTCGGGCGCTGA
- a CDS encoding HAD family hydrolase has product MTRISAILFDKDGTLFDFQRSWAGWALELLNELAQGSPARRAALARALGFDLCAGRFRPDSPVVAGTTDDVVRRLLPHLPGWQPEELARHLTEASLAARMVPAVALGPLLERLAARGLALGVATNDAEAPALAQLEAAGVRGAFDFVAGFDSGHGAKPEPGQVLAFAAATGRSPDEVLMVGDSRFDLAAGRAAGAATAAVLTGTARAEDLSDLAGVVLPDVGALPEYLDGIGAERG; this is encoded by the coding sequence ATGACCAGGATCTCGGCAATCCTTTTCGACAAGGATGGAACGCTTTTCGACTTTCAGCGGAGCTGGGCCGGCTGGGCGCTCGAGTTGCTGAACGAGCTCGCACAGGGCAGCCCGGCCCGCCGTGCGGCGCTGGCGCGTGCGCTGGGCTTCGATCTTTGCGCCGGGCGCTTCCGTCCGGACAGCCCGGTGGTCGCGGGCACCACCGATGATGTCGTGCGGCGGCTGCTGCCGCATCTGCCGGGATGGCAGCCCGAAGAACTGGCGCGGCATCTGACCGAGGCCTCCCTCGCCGCGCGCATGGTCCCCGCCGTCGCGCTCGGGCCGCTTCTCGAGCGGCTTGCCGCGCGGGGGCTCGCGCTCGGGGTCGCGACCAATGACGCCGAGGCGCCCGCGCTTGCCCAGCTCGAGGCGGCAGGTGTGCGCGGCGCCTTCGATTTCGTCGCGGGCTTCGACAGCGGCCATGGCGCCAAGCCGGAACCGGGGCAGGTGTTGGCCTTCGCCGCCGCGACCGGCCGCAGCCCGGACGAGGTGCTGATGGTGGGCGACAGCCGGTTCGATCTGGCCGCGGGCCGGGCCGCGGGGGCGGCGACCGCGGCCGTTCTGACCGGCACCGCCCGGGCCGAGGATCTGTCCGACCTCGCGGGAGTCGTGCTGCCCGATGTCGGCGCGCTGCCGGAGTATCTCGACGGGATCGGGGCCGAACGCGGCTGA
- a CDS encoding heme NO-binding domain-containing protein — protein MHGLINRAIHFFLADTYGQQVWAEIVRDAGLERHAFEAMLNYDDDTTEALLGAAGARLGLPQTMLLEDLGTYLVSHSALEPVRRLLRFGGETFLDFLFSLEDLPDRTRLAVPDLVLPELRLAEDAADGYRLDCRGDWPEAFHILQGLLRAMADDYGALVLLEPLEERPDGGLLGVRLLDSSFSTGRSFSLKGPLP, from the coding sequence ATGCACGGGCTGATCAATCGCGCCATCCATTTCTTTCTTGCCGACACCTATGGTCAACAGGTGTGGGCCGAGATCGTGCGCGATGCCGGGCTGGAACGTCACGCCTTCGAGGCCATGCTGAACTACGATGATGATACCACCGAGGCGCTGCTTGGCGCCGCCGGCGCCCGGCTCGGTCTGCCGCAGACCATGCTGCTGGAGGATCTGGGAACCTATCTGGTGTCGCATAGCGCGCTCGAACCGGTCCGGCGCCTGCTGCGCTTCGGCGGCGAGACATTCCTCGATTTCCTGTTCTCGCTCGAGGATCTGCCCGACCGCACGCGGCTTGCCGTGCCCGATCTGGTCCTGCCCGAGCTGCGCCTCGCCGAAGATGCGGCCGACGGGTACCGGCTCGACTGTCGCGGCGACTGGCCCGAGGCCTTCCATATCCTGCAGGGGCTGCTTCGGGCGATGGCCGACGATTACGGGGCGCTGGTTCTGCTCGAACCGCTTGAAGAGCGGCCCGATGGTGGCCTTCTCGGGGTCCGCCTGCTCGACAGCTCCTTCTCGACCGGCCGCAGTTTCTCGCTGAAGGGGCCGCTGCCATGA
- a CDS encoding DUF3572 domain-containing protein yields MQDFAETVALEALAWLVGDDELLPVFLGATGASATDLRERASEPDFLASVLDFLLLDDAWVLRFCAAVGRPGEAVLAARAGLPGGADPHWT; encoded by the coding sequence ATGCAGGATTTCGCCGAAACTGTGGCGCTTGAGGCGCTGGCCTGGCTGGTCGGCGATGACGAGCTGTTGCCGGTTTTCCTGGGCGCGACGGGGGCCAGTGCGACAGATTTGCGCGAGCGGGCGTCGGAACCGGACTTTCTTGCGTCGGTTCTGGACTTCCTGCTGCTTGACGATGCCTGGGTGCTGCGATTCTGCGCGGCCGTCGGTCGGCCCGGCGAGGCGGTGCTGGCGGCGCGGGCGGGATTGCCCGGAGGCGCCGATCCGCACTGGACCTGA